The following proteins are co-located in the Pseudomonas antarctica genome:
- a CDS encoding HDOD domain-containing protein: protein MTAVDLPAVPRVLIAEADPWSRDLLKQVLLNVRCDARLDVCADGQQAATLLQEKAYDLILADWELPGIDGLSLLRNVRQKRRSPALPFILLSSRNDSASVREALPLAPTAYLTKPLNMEGLTQRLQDLLLNEGESVYCEIPPLAPGMTLPVFLERRRDACDGAPLRVDVKAAVQQSLGPDGLDLQRLEDRVRLDPQITAVLIAAANSAGHHGSPVQHLPGALHKLVPGQSMNLILGLTLKHNVVLGDPALMDYAERHWQLSQATADYARRLARMLDLDHERCYSAAILHRLGDLALLRCLEDWRLGGGALDDEVIGESLFTFGAAYGSALRTRWRLPLELRQLIAATYSLEGGVYSREALVVNLAAQMARLTEHEGLEELAKGKTARLLKVGLSELMRVRKA, encoded by the coding sequence ATGACTGCTGTTGATTTACCGGCTGTACCCCGAGTGTTGATTGCCGAGGCGGACCCTTGGTCGCGGGATCTGCTCAAGCAAGTGTTGTTGAATGTGCGCTGCGACGCACGGCTGGATGTGTGTGCCGATGGGCAGCAAGCCGCCACGCTGCTGCAAGAAAAAGCCTACGACCTGATCCTGGCGGATTGGGAGCTGCCGGGCATCGATGGCCTGAGCCTGCTGCGCAACGTGCGCCAGAAGCGCCGCTCGCCCGCGCTGCCGTTTATTCTGCTGAGCAGTCGCAATGACAGTGCCAGCGTGCGTGAAGCCTTGCCCCTGGCGCCGACGGCGTACCTGACCAAACCCCTGAATATGGAAGGCCTGACCCAGCGGCTGCAAGACCTGCTGCTTAATGAAGGCGAAAGCGTGTATTGCGAAATTCCACCGCTGGCGCCGGGCATGACCTTGCCGGTGTTCCTGGAGCGTCGCCGCGACGCCTGCGATGGCGCGCCGTTGCGGGTCGACGTGAAGGCTGCCGTGCAACAGAGCCTCGGGCCGGATGGCCTGGACCTCCAGCGCCTGGAAGACCGGGTGCGCCTGGACCCGCAAATCACCGCCGTGCTCATCGCCGCGGCCAACAGCGCCGGGCATCATGGCTCGCCGGTACAACACCTGCCGGGCGCGCTGCACAAGCTGGTGCCCGGGCAGAGCATGAACCTGATCCTGGGCCTGACCCTCAAGCACAACGTGGTATTGGGCGATCCGGCGCTAATGGACTACGCCGAGCGCCACTGGCAATTGTCCCAGGCCACTGCCGACTATGCCCGCCGCCTCGCGCGCATGCTGGATCTGGACCACGAGCGCTGTTACAGCGCCGCTATCCTGCATCGGCTGGGGGACTTGGCGCTGTTGCGCTGCCTGGAAGATTGGCGCCTGGGCGGTGGTGCGTTGGATGATGAAGTGATTGGCGAATCCCTGTTCACCTTTGGCGCGGCCTATGGGTCGGCGTTGCGCACGCGTTGGCGCTTGCCGTTGGAGCTGCGTCAGTTGATCGCGGCGACCTATTCACTCGAAGGCGGGGTGTATTCGCGGGAGGCGCTGGTGGTGAACCTGGCCGCGCAAATGGCGCGCCTGACCGAGCATGAGGGGCTCGAAGAACTTGCCAAAGGCAAGACTGCGCGGTTGCTGAAAGTGGGATTGTCGGAGCTGATGCGGGTGCGTAAAGCCTGA
- the gabT gene encoding 4-aminobutyrate--2-oxoglutarate transaminase: MSKTNASLMKRREAAVPRGVGQIHPIFAESAKNATVTDVEGREFIDFAGGIAVLNTGHVHPKIIAAVTAQLNKLTHTCFQVLAYEPYVELCEKVNAKVPGDFAKKTLLVTTGSEAVENAVKIARAATGRAGVIAFTGAYHGRTMMTLGLTGKVVPYSAGMGLMPGGVFRALFPNELHGVSDDDSIASIERIFKNDAEPRDIAAIIIEPVQGEGGFYVAPKSFMKRLRELCDKHGILLIADEVQTGAGRTGTFFAMEQMGVAADLTTFAKSIAGGFPLAGVCGKAEYMDAIAPGGLGGTYAGSPIACAAALAVMEVFEEEHLLDRCKAVGERLVTGLKAIQAKYPVIGEVRALGAMIAVELFVDGDSHKPNAAAVASVVAKARDKGLILLSCGTYGNVLRVLVPLTSPDEQLDKGLAIIEECFSEL; this comes from the coding sequence ATGAGCAAGACCAACGCCTCCCTGATGAAACGCCGCGAAGCCGCTGTACCACGCGGTGTTGGCCAGATTCACCCGATCTTCGCCGAGTCGGCAAAGAACGCAACCGTGACCGACGTTGAAGGTCGCGAGTTCATCGACTTCGCCGGCGGTATCGCCGTGCTGAACACTGGCCACGTGCACCCGAAAATCATCGCCGCCGTGACCGCGCAGTTGAACAAACTGACTCACACCTGCTTCCAGGTACTGGCCTACGAGCCTTACGTGGAACTGTGCGAAAAAGTCAACGCCAAGGTGCCTGGCGATTTCGCCAAGAAAACCCTGCTGGTCACCACCGGTTCCGAAGCCGTTGAAAACGCCGTGAAAATCGCCCGTGCCGCGACGGGCCGTGCCGGCGTGATCGCCTTCACCGGCGCCTACCACGGCCGCACCATGATGACCCTGGGCCTGACCGGTAAAGTCGTGCCTTACTCGGCCGGTATGGGCTTGATGCCCGGCGGTGTGTTCCGTGCGCTGTTCCCGAACGAACTGCACGGTGTGAGCGACGATGATTCCATCGCCAGCATCGAACGCATCTTCAAAAACGATGCCGAGCCGCGTGATATCGCGGCCATCATCATCGAGCCGGTGCAGGGCGAAGGCGGTTTCTACGTCGCGCCTAAGTCGTTCATGAAGCGTCTGCGTGAGCTGTGCGACAAGCACGGCATCCTGCTGATCGCCGACGAAGTGCAAACCGGTGCCGGCCGTACCGGTACTTTCTTTGCCATGGAACAGATGGGCGTTGCTGCCGACCTGACCACCTTCGCCAAATCCATCGCCGGTGGCTTCCCGCTGGCCGGTGTGTGCGGCAAGGCTGAATACATGGACGCCATCGCCCCAGGTGGCCTGGGCGGCACTTATGCCGGTAGCCCGATCGCTTGCGCTGCTGCTTTGGCGGTGATGGAAGTGTTCGAAGAAGAGCACCTGCTGGACCGCTGCAAGGCTGTCGGCGAGCGCTTGGTGACCGGCCTCAAAGCCATTCAAGCCAAGTACCCGGTGATCGGTGAAGTGCGTGCCCTCGGCGCGATGATCGCGGTGGAGCTGTTCGTAGACGGCGACAGCCACAAGCCGAACGCGGCTGCTGTTGCCTCCGTGGTCGCCAAGGCGCGCGACAAGGGCCTGATCCTGCTGTCCTGCGGTACCTACGGCAACGTGTTGCGCGTACTGGTCCCGCTGACCTCGCCGGACGAGCAGTTGGACAAAGGCTTGGCGATCATCGAAGAGTGCTTCTCCGAGCTGTAA
- the dibA gene encoding phosphodiesterase DibA, translating to MLFSYRGALRVGLVYLLVSIVWLQLSHHLLIDFLDDPRELVRWLQLRGYVWVALSALVIYLICARFARAHQFQQPLQENRERLRQAAAVFDCTREGVLVTDAQGLIVHVNRAFMEITGYCREDVMGERPSLFKSGRHSSNFYQQMFQVLEHEGEWSGEIWNRRKSGEIYPQWQTIRVIHDDQGQVSHHVAVFSDISAIKDSEHELAHLAHHDPLTDLPNRLLFTDRAEQALASAQVHKRGCALLLMDLDHFKIINDSLGHNVGDQLLKAVGERLKGLFGPGVTLARLGGDEFAVLAESCPQVIQAAAMAQRMLDAMKEPFVFDGNPLFISASVGISLFPSDALSAQQLLRNADSALFKAKSAGREGYALYTEELTAHAQNRVEIASELRRALEQQELRVYYQPVHNLQDSRLIGVEALVRWQHPERGLVPPGEFIPIAERTGLIADIDAWVMDQACRQMCQWLADGAPLSFIAVNVSSRLFARRELYEQVAQVLHATGLDPAFLELEVTESAVMDDPEVALEQLHRLRELGLRLAIDDFGTGYSSLLRLKRLPVQKLKIDQGFVAGVPWDEDDAAIVRVVIALAKSMGMQVQAEGIEQVEQARFLSEQECDMGQGYWFGRPMPANEIDWGRAPAIRT from the coding sequence ATGCTGTTTTCGTACCGAGGTGCCCTGCGTGTGGGGCTGGTATATCTGCTGGTTTCGATTGTGTGGCTCCAGCTCAGCCATCATCTACTGATCGACTTTCTCGATGACCCGCGGGAGTTGGTCCGCTGGCTTCAGCTGCGCGGCTATGTGTGGGTGGCCCTCAGTGCGTTGGTTATTTACCTGATTTGCGCCCGTTTTGCCCGCGCCCACCAGTTTCAGCAACCCCTGCAGGAAAACCGCGAGCGCCTGCGCCAGGCGGCCGCGGTGTTCGATTGCACGCGCGAAGGGGTGCTGGTCACCGACGCCCAAGGGCTGATTGTGCACGTCAACCGAGCGTTCATGGAGATCACCGGCTACTGCCGCGAAGACGTCATGGGCGAGCGGCCCAGTCTGTTCAAATCCGGGCGCCATTCGTCGAATTTTTATCAGCAGATGTTCCAGGTCCTGGAACACGAGGGTGAGTGGAGCGGCGAAATCTGGAACCGGCGTAAAAGCGGCGAGATTTATCCCCAGTGGCAAACCATCCGTGTGATCCACGATGACCAAGGCCAGGTCAGCCATCACGTCGCGGTGTTTTCCGATATCAGCGCCATCAAGGACTCCGAGCACGAACTGGCGCACCTCGCCCATCACGACCCGCTGACCGACCTGCCCAACCGCCTGCTGTTTACCGACCGCGCCGAACAGGCGCTGGCCTCGGCGCAAGTGCACAAGCGCGGCTGCGCGTTGCTGTTGATGGACCTGGACCACTTCAAGATCATTAACGACAGCCTCGGCCATAACGTCGGTGATCAGTTGCTCAAGGCGGTGGGCGAGCGGCTAAAAGGCCTGTTTGGCCCCGGCGTGACGCTGGCGCGCCTGGGTGGGGACGAGTTCGCCGTGCTGGCCGAAAGTTGTCCACAGGTGATTCAGGCTGCCGCGATGGCACAGCGCATGCTCGATGCGATGAAAGAACCGTTCGTGTTCGATGGCAACCCGTTGTTTATCAGCGCCAGCGTCGGCATCAGCCTGTTCCCCAGCGATGCCCTGAGCGCCCAACAGTTGCTGCGCAATGCCGACTCGGCGCTTTTCAAGGCCAAGAGCGCCGGCCGCGAAGGGTATGCGTTGTACACCGAAGAGCTGACCGCCCACGCGCAGAATCGCGTGGAAATCGCCAGCGAACTGCGCCGCGCCCTCGAGCAGCAAGAGCTGCGTGTGTATTACCAGCCTGTGCATAACCTGCAGGACAGCCGCCTGATCGGTGTCGAAGCGCTGGTGCGCTGGCAACACCCGGAGCGCGGCCTGGTGCCGCCGGGCGAATTTATCCCCATCGCCGAGCGCACCGGGCTGATTGCCGATATCGATGCGTGGGTGATGGACCAGGCCTGCCGCCAGATGTGCCAGTGGTTGGCTGATGGCGCGCCGCTGAGCTTTATTGCGGTGAATGTTTCCAGCCGTCTGTTCGCCCGACGCGAGCTGTACGAGCAGGTCGCGCAAGTGCTGCATGCCACTGGCCTTGATCCGGCGTTCCTGGAGCTGGAAGTCACCGAAAGCGCGGTGATGGATGACCCCGAAGTGGCCCTTGAGCAACTGCATCGCCTGCGTGAACTGGGCTTGCGCCTGGCCATTGATGACTTCGGCACGGGCTATTCATCGCTGCTGCGCCTCAAGCGCTTGCCGGTGCAGAAGCTCAAGATCGACCAGGGTTTTGTCGCCGGTGTGCCGTGGGATGAAGACGACGCCGCCATCGTGCGCGTGGTGATCGCCCTGGCTAAAAGCATGGGCATGCAGGTGCAGGCCGAAGGCATCGAGCAGGTTGAGCAGGCGCGGTTTCTGTCGGAGCAGGAGTGCGATATGGGGCAAGGTTATTGGTTCGGGCGGCCGATGCCGGCAAATGAAATTGATTGGGGGCGTGCGCCAGCTATCAGGACTTGA
- a CDS encoding vWA domain-containing protein, producing MSQAPLLLRPIGCSIVVTVLAALVGCGLSSSREAAKPVAETPAAPSPEGALAKRAAAPVLMASQSVMHDSVALAYLDAPREQYQNLPDNPVYSVAQTPVSTFSADVDTGSYANVRRFLNQGSLPPDGAVRLEEMVNYFPYNYALPTDGSPFGVTTEVATTPWNPHTRLLRVGIKASDRAVADLAPANLVFLVDVSGSMDRREGLPLVKSTLKLLVDQLREQDRVSLVVYAGESRVVLKPTSGREKTTIRNAIDQLSAGGSTAGASGIELAYQMARAGFIDKGINRILLATDGDFNVGISDFDSLKQMAVDQRKSGVSLTTLGFGVDNYNEHLMEQLADAGDGNYAYIDNLREARKVLVDQLVSTLAVVARDVKLQVEFNPSQISEYRLLGYENRALKREDFNNDKVDAGEIGAGHTVTALYEIVPKGEQGWLEPLRYATAPAVENTSAELALLRVRYKPAAGGASQLIERPIRNQTTQASDDLRFAAAVAAFAQQLKGDGRYTGSMRLQDTAALARSARGDDPFGLRNEFVQLVELAQSLKH from the coding sequence ATGTCACAGGCTCCTTTATTACTGCGTCCCATCGGCTGCAGCATTGTCGTTACCGTGCTGGCGGCGCTCGTCGGCTGCGGGCTGTCATCGTCTCGAGAGGCTGCCAAGCCTGTCGCAGAAACGCCCGCAGCGCCTAGCCCTGAGGGGGCCTTGGCCAAGCGGGCGGCGGCCCCTGTGTTGATGGCCTCGCAAAGCGTCATGCATGACTCGGTGGCGTTGGCGTACCTGGACGCGCCTCGAGAGCAATACCAGAACCTGCCCGATAACCCGGTCTACAGCGTTGCACAAACCCCGGTGTCGACGTTCAGTGCAGACGTCGACACCGGCAGTTACGCCAACGTGAGGCGCTTCCTCAACCAAGGTAGCCTGCCGCCTGACGGCGCTGTGCGTCTGGAGGAAATGGTCAACTACTTCCCTTACAACTATGCACTGCCCACCGACGGCTCGCCCTTTGGCGTAACCACCGAAGTCGCCACGACGCCGTGGAACCCGCACACCCGATTGTTGCGCGTCGGCATCAAGGCGTCTGATCGCGCGGTGGCGGATCTGGCGCCGGCCAACCTGGTGTTTCTGGTGGATGTCTCCGGCTCCATGGACCGCCGCGAAGGCTTGCCACTGGTGAAAAGCACGCTGAAGCTGCTGGTGGATCAGCTGCGTGAACAGGACCGAGTGTCGCTGGTGGTCTATGCCGGTGAATCCCGTGTGGTCCTCAAACCGACCTCCGGCCGCGAAAAAACCACGATCCGCAACGCCATCGACCAACTCTCGGCGGGTGGTTCCACGGCGGGCGCATCCGGCATCGAACTGGCCTACCAGATGGCGCGCGCAGGGTTTATCGACAAGGGCATCAACCGCATCCTGCTGGCCACCGACGGTGACTTCAATGTGGGCATCAGCGACTTCGACAGCCTTAAGCAAATGGCCGTCGACCAGCGCAAAAGTGGTGTCTCCCTGACCACCCTGGGCTTTGGTGTGGATAACTACAACGAGCACCTGATGGAGCAATTGGCTGACGCAGGCGATGGCAACTATGCCTACATCGACAACCTGCGCGAAGCGCGCAAGGTGCTGGTGGACCAACTCGTCTCGACCCTGGCGGTGGTGGCGCGGGATGTGAAACTACAGGTGGAATTCAACCCGTCCCAAATCAGTGAGTACCGGCTGCTGGGCTACGAAAACCGTGCCTTGAAGCGTGAGGATTTTAACAACGACAAGGTCGACGCTGGTGAGATCGGCGCAGGGCATACAGTGACTGCGTTGTACGAAATTGTGCCGAAGGGCGAGCAGGGCTGGTTGGAGCCATTGCGTTACGCCACGGCCCCTGCGGTTGAAAACACGTCCGCTGAGTTGGCGCTGTTGCGCGTGCGCTACAAGCCTGCGGCAGGCGGGGCCAGCCAGTTGATTGAGCGGCCCATCCGCAACCAAACCACCCAGGCCAGCGACGATTTGCGCTTCGCCGCCGCCGTGGCTGCCTTCGCCCAACAGCTCAAGGGTGATGGCCGCTACACTGGCAGTATGCGTTTGCAGGACACCGCCGCACTGGCCCGCTCGGCGCGAGGCGATGACCCGTTCGGGCTGCGCAACGAGTTCGTGCAACTGGTGGAGTTGGCGCAGAGTCTCAAACACTGA
- the oscA gene encoding sulfur starvation response protein OscA, whose product MSASLRSVDGQDEAAILREIQSALRDLRFGAVEITVHNAQVVQIERKEKFRLQNPGNKPS is encoded by the coding sequence ATGAGCGCATCTCTACGTAGCGTCGACGGCCAGGACGAAGCAGCCATTTTGCGCGAGATCCAGAGCGCCTTGCGCGACCTGCGGTTTGGCGCGGTGGAAATCACTGTGCATAACGCCCAAGTGGTACAGATCGAACGCAAAGAAAAATTCCGTTTGCAGAACCCGGGTAACAAACCGAGCTAA
- the desA gene encoding delta-9 fatty acid desaturase DesA, with the protein MWYNGFLDLSAWQLVAVTLLMTHVTIVGVTVYLHRYSAHRSLELNAGLKHFFRFWLWLTTAQNTREWTAIHRKHHAKCETVDDPHSPVIKGLSTVLRKGAELYRAEAENPETLRIYGKNCPDDWIERKIYTPYPLLGVAIMGVIDLLLFGTIGITIWAIQMMWIPFWAAGVINGLGHAIGYRNFECRDAATNLVPWGIIVGGEELHNNHHTYPNSAKLSVKKWEFDLGWAWIKVFSFLRLAKVQRVAPIAHRVEGKGNLDMDTAMAILNNRFQIMAQYRKLVIGPLVKQELEKVDHSVRHQFHRAKRLLSRETSLLDDRHHVRIQSMLEHSHALTVIYEKRLALQQIWLKTSSNGHDMLAAIKEWVHEAEASGIQSLRDFAHQLKTYSLRPAAV; encoded by the coding sequence ATGTGGTACAACGGTTTTCTTGACCTGTCAGCCTGGCAACTGGTGGCAGTCACTCTGTTGATGACCCACGTGACCATCGTTGGGGTCACGGTTTATCTGCACCGCTATTCAGCCCATCGCTCCCTGGAGCTTAATGCCGGCCTGAAACACTTCTTCCGCTTCTGGCTGTGGTTGACCACGGCACAGAACACCCGCGAGTGGACTGCTATCCACCGCAAACACCACGCCAAATGTGAAACCGTCGACGACCCGCACAGCCCGGTCATCAAAGGCCTGTCCACCGTGCTGCGCAAGGGGGCCGAGCTGTACCGCGCCGAGGCGGAAAACCCCGAGACCCTGCGCATCTATGGCAAGAACTGCCCGGACGACTGGATCGAGCGCAAAATCTACACGCCTTACCCACTGCTGGGCGTGGCGATCATGGGCGTGATCGACCTGCTGCTGTTCGGCACCATCGGCATCACCATCTGGGCGATCCAGATGATGTGGATTCCGTTCTGGGCCGCCGGCGTCATCAACGGCCTGGGGCATGCCATCGGCTACCGCAACTTCGAATGCCGCGACGCGGCGACCAACCTGGTGCCATGGGGCATCATCGTCGGTGGCGAAGAACTGCACAACAATCACCATACCTACCCGAACTCGGCCAAGCTGTCGGTCAAGAAGTGGGAGTTCGACCTGGGCTGGGCGTGGATCAAAGTGTTCAGCTTCCTGCGCCTGGCCAAGGTGCAGCGCGTCGCGCCAATCGCGCACCGCGTGGAGGGCAAAGGCAACCTGGACATGGACACCGCCATGGCGATCCTCAACAACCGCTTCCAGATCATGGCCCAATACCGCAAGTTGGTGATCGGCCCGCTGGTCAAGCAGGAGCTGGAGAAGGTCGATCATTCGGTCCGCCACCAATTCCACCGTGCCAAGCGCCTGCTGTCGCGTGAGACCAGCCTGCTGGATGACCGCCACCACGTGCGTATCCAGAGCATGCTGGAACACAGCCATGCCTTGACGGTGATCTACGAAAAACGCCTGGCGTTGCAGCAGATCTGGCTGAAGACCAGTTCCAATGGCCACGATATGCTGGCGGCGATCAAGGAATGGGTGCACGAGGCCGAAGCCAGTGGCATCCAGTCCCTGCGTGACTTCGCCCACCAACTGAAGACCTATTCGCTGCGCCCTGCAGCGGTCTGA
- a CDS encoding RNA polymerase sigma factor — MVVSDDSPSDESLLARYRTGDAAAFEVLYARHRQGLYRFLVSLSNKAELAEEVYQETWLSLIRSSTQPQGRASFRTWLFQIARNRLIDHWRKHGVHNPLHDSYDEQLHAQADDSAGPEQQLSLSRDQARLDAALQDLPEDQREVFLLRLHGDLEVPQIAALTGAPLETVKSRLRYAQQKLRRLLAEEIPA, encoded by the coding sequence ATGGTCGTTTCAGACGATTCACCCAGCGACGAATCGCTGCTGGCCCGTTACCGAACCGGTGACGCTGCTGCGTTCGAGGTCTTGTACGCGCGGCACCGCCAAGGTTTGTACCGGTTCCTTGTATCACTGAGCAACAAGGCCGAACTGGCTGAAGAGGTGTACCAGGAAACCTGGCTCAGCCTGATCCGCAGCAGCACCCAGCCACAAGGCCGAGCGAGCTTTCGTACATGGCTGTTCCAGATTGCCCGCAACCGCCTGATTGATCACTGGCGCAAGCACGGCGTGCACAACCCGTTGCACGACAGCTACGATGAGCAACTGCACGCCCAGGCCGACGACAGCGCCGGCCCTGAGCAGCAACTGAGCCTGAGCCGCGATCAGGCGCGCCTCGACGCCGCGTTGCAAGACTTGCCCGAAGACCAGCGCGAAGTCTTCCTGCTGCGCCTGCACGGCGACCTCGAAGTGCCGCAAATCGCCGCGCTCACCGGCGCCCCGCTGGAAACCGTAAAAAGCCGCCTGCGTTACGCCCAGCAGAAACTGCGCCGCCTGCTGGCCGAGGAGATACCCGCATGA
- a CDS encoding sensor domain-containing diguanylate cyclase: MVHEKPCLPDAPTAEPPRPAAAATLLALMHAQGEVERLSEREQLLSSLLVSVNAVLWAIDWETRRVLYVSPAYERVFGRSAGLLLADYREWRNSIHPEDLDYAEHSLARVLEHGAVEDREYRIITADGQIRWLSDKCYINQQVEPGEPKIVVGMAEDITEKKQMALELHRLATTDVLTQSSNRRHFFECANQAFDNACAQGAPLAFLLLDIDDFKDVNDSYGHLEGDQVLRRIAESGRGVLRRGDLFGRIGGEEFAAVLPGCAPEMAMQVAERLGKEIQALGFSYEGRAFTVTVSQGLANLREGDSTLDSLFARADAAMYEAKRQGKNRVIAG, from the coding sequence ATGGTCCACGAAAAGCCCTGCCTGCCCGACGCCCCCACTGCTGAGCCCCCTCGCCCAGCCGCGGCGGCAACCCTGTTGGCGCTGATGCACGCCCAGGGTGAAGTCGAGCGGTTGAGCGAGCGCGAGCAATTGCTGAGCTCACTGCTGGTCAGTGTGAATGCCGTGCTGTGGGCCATTGATTGGGAAACACGTCGCGTGCTGTACGTGAGCCCGGCCTACGAGCGGGTGTTCGGCCGCTCGGCCGGTTTGCTGTTGGCCGATTACCGGGAATGGCGCAACAGCATTCACCCTGAAGACCTCGACTATGCCGAACACAGTCTCGCTCGCGTGCTGGAGCACGGTGCCGTGGAGGACCGTGAGTACCGCATCATCACTGCCGACGGGCAAATTCGTTGGCTGAGCGACAAATGTTATATCAACCAGCAGGTCGAGCCCGGAGAGCCGAAGATCGTGGTCGGCATGGCCGAGGACATCACCGAAAAGAAGCAGATGGCGTTAGAGCTGCACCGCCTGGCCACCACCGACGTGCTGACCCAGAGCAGCAACCGCAGGCATTTTTTCGAGTGTGCCAATCAAGCCTTCGACAACGCCTGCGCCCAGGGCGCGCCGCTGGCATTCCTGTTGCTGGACATCGATGACTTCAAAGACGTCAACGACAGCTACGGCCACCTGGAGGGCGATCAGGTCTTGCGGCGTATCGCCGAGAGCGGTCGAGGTGTATTGCGCCGTGGCGATCTGTTCGGGCGTATTGGCGGCGAAGAATTCGCCGCGGTGTTGCCCGGTTGCGCACCGGAGATGGCGATGCAGGTGGCTGAACGCCTGGGCAAAGAAATCCAGGCATTGGGTTTCAGCTATGAGGGCCGAGCGTTTACCGTGACCGTCAGCCAGGGTCTGGCCAACCTGCGCGAAGGCGACTCAACCCTGGACAGCCTGTTCGCGCGGGCCGATGCCGCCATGTACGAAGCAAAGCGCCAGGGCAAAAACCGCGTAATAGCGGGCTAG
- the gabD gene encoding NADP-dependent succinate-semialdehyde dehydrogenase, whose amino-acid sequence MQLKDTQLFRQQAFIDGAWVDADNGQTIKVNNPATGEILGTVPKMGAAETRRAIEAADKALPAWRALTAKDRANKLRRWFELIIENQEDLARLMTLEQGKPLAEAKGEIVYAASFIEWFAEEAKRVYGDVIPGHQPDKRLIVIKQPIGVTAAITPWNFPAAMITRKAGPALAAGCTMVLKPASQTPFSAFALAELAQRAGIPKGVFSVVSGSAGDIGSELTSNPIVRKLSFTGSTEIGRQLMAECAKDIKKVSLELGGNAPFIVFDDADLDKAVEGAIISKYRNNGQTCVCANRLYIQDSVYDAFAEKLKVAVAKLKIGNGLEEGTTTGPLIDEKAVAKVQEHIADALSKGAKLLAGGKVMEGNFFEPTILVNVPKDAAVAKEETFGPLAPLFRFKDEAEVIAMSNDTEFGLASYFYARDLGRVFRVAEALEYGMVGVNTGLISNEVAPFGGIKASGLGREGSKYGIEDYLEIKYLCLGI is encoded by the coding sequence ATGCAGCTCAAAGATACCCAGTTGTTCCGCCAACAAGCCTTTATCGATGGCGCTTGGGTCGATGCGGACAACGGTCAAACCATCAAGGTTAACAACCCTGCCACGGGCGAAATTCTCGGCACCGTGCCGAAGATGGGCGCCGCCGAAACTCGCCGCGCCATCGAAGCCGCCGACAAGGCCCTGCCGGCCTGGCGTGCACTCACCGCCAAAGACCGCGCCAACAAGCTGCGTCGTTGGTTTGAGCTGATCATCGAGAACCAGGAAGACCTGGCTCGCCTCATGACCCTGGAACAGGGTAAGCCGCTGGCCGAAGCCAAAGGCGAAATCGTCTACGCGGCCTCGTTTATCGAGTGGTTCGCCGAAGAAGCCAAGCGCGTCTACGGTGATGTCATTCCCGGCCATCAGCCGGACAAGCGCCTGATCGTAATCAAGCAGCCGATCGGCGTTACCGCCGCCATCACGCCGTGGAACTTCCCGGCCGCGATGATCACCCGTAAAGCCGGCCCGGCCCTGGCCGCCGGTTGCACCATGGTGCTCAAGCCGGCCTCGCAAACCCCGTTTTCGGCGTTCGCCCTGGCTGAACTGGCCCAGCGTGCCGGCATCCCTAAAGGCGTGTTCAGCGTGGTCTCCGGCAGCGCCGGTGATATCGGCAGCGAGCTGACCAGCAACCCGATCGTGCGTAAATTGTCCTTCACTGGCTCCACCGAAATCGGTCGCCAGCTGATGGCCGAGTGCGCCAAGGACATCAAGAAAGTCTCCCTGGAACTGGGCGGTAACGCGCCGTTCATCGTGTTCGACGACGCGGACCTGGATAAGGCCGTCGAAGGCGCGATCATTTCCAAGTACCGCAACAACGGCCAGACGTGCGTCTGCGCCAACCGCCTGTACATCCAGGATTCGGTGTACGACGCGTTCGCGGAAAAACTCAAGGTGGCCGTGGCCAAACTCAAGATCGGCAACGGTCTGGAAGAAGGCACCACCACCGGCCCGTTGATCGATGAAAAAGCCGTGGCCAAGGTTCAGGAGCACATTGCTGATGCCCTGAGCAAAGGCGCCAAGCTGCTGGCCGGTGGCAAGGTGATGGAAGGCAACTTCTTCGAACCGACTATTCTGGTGAATGTGCCGAAAGACGCGGCTGTGGCCAAGGAAGAAACCTTCGGCCCGCTGGCGCCGCTGTTCCGCTTCAAAGACGAAGCCGAAGTGATCGCGATGTCCAACGACACCGAGTTCGGCCTGGCCTCCTACTTCTATGCCCGCGACCTGGGCCGTGTGTTCCGTGTGGCTGAAGCCCTGGAATACGGCATGGTCGGCGTCAACACCGGGTTGATCTCCAACGAAGTGGCGCCGTTCGGCGGCATCAAGGCTTCGGGCCTGGGCCGTGAAGGCTCCAAGTACGGGATCGAGGATTACCTGGAAATCAAATACCTCTGCCTGGGCATCTAA